The DNA sequence CCCCGACGACGAACTGGTCGAACTGTCGACGGCCGCGATGCGCGACTGCGGCCGGGCGGTCACCGAGCGGGACTTCCGGACCTGCCACGCGTTCGACGAGCGCGACCGGGTGAGCGAGGTCGACGTGCCCGCGCTGGCGGTCGTCGGGGAGCACGACCGCCTCACGCCGCCGTGGTTCCACGAGTATCTGGCGGAGGAGATGCCGGACGCGGCGCTCGCTGTCGTCGAGGACGCGGCGCATCTGGCGATGCTGGAACAGCCGGCGGCGTTCAACGCGGCCCTGGAGAACTTCCTCGACGGGCTGGACGGGTAGCCGGTCCGGCGGTTTCGCCGACCGCCGCGGTCAGTAGAACTCGTCGTACTCCGCCTCGTGGCCGCCGTCCTCGCCGGGGTAGTCGCCGGACTCGACCGCCTCGACGTAGTCGTCGAGCGCCCCCTCCATCTCGCCGCGCACGTCGCCGAACTGCTCGGCGAACGGGGGCGTCCAGTCGCTCAGGCCGACGACGTCGTTGAACACGAGCACCTGGCCGTCGGTTTCGGAGCCGGCACCGATCCCGATGGTCGGGATCGACAGCTCCTCGGTGACCCGCGCCGCGAGGTTCTCCGGGACGTGTTCGAGCACCAGCGAGAACGCGCCGGCGTCCTCGTGGCGCTTCGCGAGGTCGAGGATCTCAGCGGCGGCTTCGTCGTCTGTCCCCTGGCGCGTGTGGCCGCCGAGCTGGTTGACGCGCTGGGGCGTCAGCCCGAGGTGGGCCTGGACCGGGATCCCGAGGTCGACCAGGTGCTCCGTCAGTTCGACCGTGTGCGGACCCGACTCCAGTTTGACCGCGTCCGCGCCCTCCTCCTTGATCAGGCGACCGGCGTTCTCGACGCTTCGCTCGCGGCTCGCACCGACCGAGAGGAACGGCATGTCGGCGATCACGAGTGCCTCGTCC is a window from the Halostella salina genome containing:
- the panB gene encoding 3-methyl-2-oxobutanoate hydroxymethyltransferase gives rise to the protein MPTVPEVQSMAGSEPITMLTAYDAPTASLVEAAGVDVILVGDSVGNVSLGYDSTVPVTMDEMASRTGAVVRGTDEALVIADMPFLSVGASRERSVENAGRLIKEEGADAVKLESGPHTVELTEHLVDLGIPVQAHLGLTPQRVNQLGGHTRQGTDDEAAAEILDLAKRHEDAGAFSLVLEHVPENLAARVTEELSIPTIGIGAGSETDGQVLVFNDVVGLSDWTPPFAEQFGDVRGEMEGALDDYVEAVESGDYPGEDGGHEAEYDEFY